A window of Parambassis ranga chromosome 10, fParRan2.1, whole genome shotgun sequence contains these coding sequences:
- the LOC114442353 gene encoding dnaJ homolog subfamily C member 4-like produces the protein MQVDAQLRLCQSCLWCCRNGVRLLSQSYAHRKSVSYYELLGVKSDATLEEIKNAFFDKSKKLHPDSDPSNPALHSQFVELNEAYRVLSKELSRKEYDFKVRHPYSGGPGFSSTSSHTSYRTSTNAEDNAQYWEQFRQAHTQNMTAENQQKRSRRNIHLVAYCVVAMMLSLGAHFVFFRKLEEVHNNFMDEKDRVITEIYNEAKKRAKVNGFKKQTEILRQKHAEFQEKYRFRNSGEDK, from the exons ATGCAGGTAGATGCTCAGCTGCGTCTTTGTCAGAGTTGCCTGTGGTGCTGCAGGAATGGAGTGCGGCTGCTCTCCCAGAGCTATGCACACAG AAAATCTGTGAGCTACTATGAGCTCCTGGGAGTCAAATCCGATGCCACCTTGGAGGAAATTAAAAACGCATTTTTTGATAAATCTAAGAAG CTGCACCCAGACAGTGACCCGTCCAACCCTGCGCTGCACAGCCAATTTGTGGAGCTGAACGAGGCCTACAGGGTCCTGAGCAAGGAGCTGAGCAGGAAGGAGTATGACTTTAAAGTTCGACATCCCTACAGTGGGGGCCCGGGTTTTAGTTCTACCTCCAGTCACaccagctacagaaccag TACAAATGCAGAGGACAATGCTCAGTACTGGGAGCAGTTTCGTCAGGCTCACACTCAGAACATGACTGCAGAAAATCAGCAGAAAAGGAGCAGAAGAAACATCCACTTGGTGGCTTACTGTGTTGTCGCCATGATGCTCAGCCTTGGAGCTCACTTTGTCTTCTTCAG GAAACTTGAAGAAGTTCACAATAACTTCATGGATGAGAAGGATCGAGTCATCACAGAAATTtataatgaagccaaaaaaagGGCCAA GGTCAACGGTTTTAAGAAACAAACTGAAATCCTCCGGCAGAAACATGCTGAGTTTCAGGAGAAATACAGATTTCGCAACAGTGGCG
- the LOC114442351 gene encoding uridine diphosphate glucose pyrophosphatase-like, which yields MDPEVSVLLHCAHWRGLQESRVQVELSDRFNRRTDPALEQHIDEVWTERVSKEPWLFNAAKFRLHSFCLASPKHPHSTNSSHDLSYDCAEDQDRGVCVTNRCLNQTEDAASSKCDCKKNITSDIPSHSSGSLLTLRLGLTCYKDYLGTNWSRSVAELRQRGEAEFSDPLALLAQPLGVGAVLCTHDGQVVFIRRSQKVAEAGGLLDIPGGHPEPKVVCERLGQAAGEDQITVVMMEQRPEAVVSELFSSVCAEIRDEVNIPLSTLGAPVLMGVALNHTSAGRPSAEFYVSCSLTSDQVSKLYWKGGPEAHESTDVVFLSRMEVLQLDRSSALWSELCPSAKGAVLLYQTVTPDES from the exons ATGGACCCTGaggtgtctgtgctgctgcactgtgCACACTGGCGTGGGCTGCAGGAGTCTCGTGTACAAGTGGAGCTTTCCGACAG aTTTAACAGGCGGACAGATCCAGCTCTCGAGCAACACATAGACGAAGTGTGGACTGAGCGGGTGTCCAAGGAACCTTGGCTTTTTAATGCAGCCAAATTCAGGCTGCATTCTTTCTGCCTGGCTTCACCAAAACATCCACACTCCACTAATTCCTCCCATGACCTGTCATATGACTGCGCTGAGGACCAGGACAGAGGTGTATGTGTCACCAACAGGTGTTTAAATCAGACAGAAGATGCAGCTTCCTCCAAGTGTGACTGCAAGAAGAACATTACATCTGACATTCCATCACACTCCTCTGGGTCACTGTTGACTCTCAGACTTGGCCTCACATGCTACAAGGACTACCTGGGAACAAACTGGTCACGCAGTGTGGCAGAGCTCCGTCAGCGTGGAGAGGCAGAGTTCAGTGATCCTCTGGCACTGCTGGCTCAGCCTCTGGGTGTGGGTGCTGTACTGTGTACACATGATGGGCAGGTGGTGTTTATCAGAAGAAGCCAGAAAGTGGCAGAGGCAGGTGGGCTTCTGGACATTCCCGGAGGCCATCCAGAGCCAAAG GTGGTGTGTGAGCGCCTGGGTCAGGCAGCAGGTGAGGACCAGATCACTGTGGTAATGATGGAGCAGAGGCCGGAGGCTGTTGTCTCAGAgctgttctcctctgtgtgtgcagagatcAGAGATGAG GTAAATATTCCCCTGAGCACCCTCGGAGCGCCTGTCCTGATGGGTGTTGCCCTGAATCACACCAGTGCTGGAAGACCAAGTGCAGAGTTCTATGTCAG TTGTTCACTGACTTCTGATCAAGTGTCAAAGTTGTACTGGAAAGGAGGGCCAGAGGCCCACGAGTCCACAGATGTGGTCTTCCTCAGCAGAATG GAGgtgctgcagctggacaggagcAGCGCTCTGTGGTCGGAGCTGTGTCCTTCAGCTAAAGGAGCCGTGCTGCTTTATCAGACAGTGACACCTGACGAAAGCTAA
- the LOC114442711 gene encoding heterogeneous nuclear ribonucleoprotein U-like protein 2: protein MRLTDIKKLKVAELRSRLRELGLDTRGLKAELVGRLWSLSSETGLSEEDGEEEVKLQNVNSTTETGVLQVAPSSPPTAAGVPARSEADREFTDSATQTETGPPAVQPGSGFVGVCHPGSGAGGELESRKQSAGSPEEERRDPFAEDTGRGRAFYEFKEEIRYKRAKSPQSLLQREEAEEQDEDKVRLDPHGSHLHFEVGPDGSCGQPRFWAQSPLLWSGCRLTHGVQQGRVGFEVRLERRLAMTQLDSQQVRESYGLRVGWSVSGTSLLLGEEELSFAYDGHGKKVSGGKEDTFGEPFSEGDIIGCYASFFPDGAVELSFQKNSRSMGVAFSLNTFVLNGRALFPHVLCKSCSVRVHLDPTAAPWYPGPPGFTPIAALPVGQRVRATSAPTSRAQCEVVLMVGLPGCGKTLWARTHMKQHPEKQYRLLGTEELLTCMISGGQRDSRLQQASQCLTALIKVAAETPANYILDQCNILFSARRHKLQLFSGFRRRVVVVFPSADEWTRRLSQHQMHDGNHIPETALLKLQVSCTLPELQAEPMEEMQYVELQQEQAQMFLQRYKEEAQRLLPPVSRPEKKKSRLRRRRPHPHGPPPSHRVHWTGFKGWNMTRLNIQSWSQQSQYWDLPHHNQDYYYGGALVGTLE from the exons ATGAGGCTAACGGACATTAAAAAGTTAAAAGTGGCAGAGCTGCGGTCCAGACTTAGAGAACTGGGGTTGGACACCAGAGGACTGAAGGCTGAGCTGGTGGGCAGGCTGTGGTCTTTGTCATCAGAGACAGGATTGAGTGAGGAAGACGGTGAAGAagaggtgaaactacaaaatgTCAACTCAACGACGGAGACAGGAGTCCTTCAAGTTGCGCCCTCATCACCGCCGACAGCAGCTGGTGTTCCTGCGCGATCCGAAGCAGACCGAGAGTTCACAGACAGtgccacacaaacagagaccGGTCCGCCAGCTGTACAGCCGGGCTCTGGGTTTGTCGGTGTCTGCCACCCTGGaagtggagcaggaggagagttgGAGAGTCGGAAGCAATCTGCAGGCAGTcctgaagaggagaggagggatcCGTTTGCAGAGGACACGGGCAGAGGAAGAGCTTTCTACGAGTTCAAAGAGGAAATACGATACAAAAG AGCCAAATCACCACAGTCCctactgcagagagaggaggcagaggagcaaGATGAAGATAAAGTCAGATTAGATCCAC ATGGCTCTCATCTCCACTTTGAGGTGGGTCCTGATGGGTCCTGTGGGCAGCCACGGTTCTGGGCTCAGTCCCCTCTGCTGTGGTCAGGCTGCAGGCTCACCCATGGAGTGCAGCAGGGCAGGGTGGGCTTTGAGGTGAGACTGGAAAGGAGGCTGGCGATGACACAGCTAGACAGCCAACAAGTCAGGGAGTCGTATGGTCTGAGGGTGGGCTGGTCAGTGTCTGGGACTTCTCTGCTGCTGG GTGAGGAGGAACTGTCTTTTGCGTATGATGGGCACGGTAAAAAAGTGTCAGGTGGAAAGGAAGACACGTTTGGAGAACCTTTCTCAGAGGGAGACATCATTGGCTGTTATGCT TCTTTTTTCCCAGATGGTGCTGTTGAGCTGTCTTTTCAAAAGAACAGCCGTTCTATGGGTGTGGCTTTTTCCCTGAACACCTTTGTACTGAATGGCCGTGCCCTGTTCCCCCACGTCCTCTGTAAGAGCTGTTCGGTCAGAGTGCACCTGGACCCCACAGCTGCTCCATGGTACCCTGGCCCTCCAGGGTTTACACCAATAGCAGCTCTCCCTGTAGGACAGAGGGTGCGGGCCACATCAGCTCCTACCTCCAGAGCACAGTGTGAG gtGGTTCTGATGGTTGGTCTGCCTGGTTGTGGGAAGACCCTCTGGGCCAGGACCCACATGAAGCAACACCCAGAGAAACAGTATAGGCTGCTGGGAACAGAGGAGCTACTCACATGCATGATT AGTGGTGGACAGAGGgacagcaggctgcagcaggcGTCTCAGTGTCTCACTGCTTTGATCAAAGTGGCTGCTGAGACTCCTGCTAACTACATCCTTGACCAG tgCAACATCCTCTTCTCTGCCCGCCGTcacaagctgcagctgttctcaggTTTCCGGCGGCGGGTGGTGGTGGTCTTCCCCTCAGCAGACGAATGGACAAGACGACTATCACAGCACCAGATGCATGATGGGAACCACATCCCTGAAACCGCCCTGCTCAAGCTCCAAG TGAGCTGCACTCTGCCGGAGCTGCAGGCTGAACCAATGGAGGAGATGCAGTAcgtggagctgcagcaggaacaaGCACAAATGTTCCTGCAGAGGTACAAAGAAGAGGCTCAGAGACTGTTGCCGCCTGTGTCCAggccagagaagaagaaatccAGACTTCGCAGAAGGAGACCCCACCCTCACGGCCCTCCACCCTCACACAGGGTCCACTGGACTGGCTTTAAAG GTTGGAACATGACAAGACTCAACATTCAGTCATGGAGCCAGCAGTCACAATAT TGGGACCTGCCTCATCACAACCAGGACTACTACTATGGGGGGGCACTAGTGGGAACCCTGGAGTGA